The Rhododendron vialii isolate Sample 1 chromosome 5a, ASM3025357v1 genome contains a region encoding:
- the LOC131325374 gene encoding threonine synthase, chloroplastic-like has protein sequence MASIPLSQRYTSSLLTKSTQPHHQTGTKLQFHRTPIVKCTGTASQSPAFDSSSLTTNHSPVIIPTSADTTSVNQRRPAEDNIRDEARRHSSAHNFSARYVPFISDPNNAPPTDESYSLDEIVYRSRSGGLLDVLHDMTALKQFDGKYWRSLFDSRVGKTTWPYGSGVWSKKEWVLPEIDSDDIVSAFEGNSNLFWAERFGKKFLGMNDLWVKHCGISHTGSFKDLGMTVLVSQVNRLRKMNRPVVGVGCASTGDTSAALSAYCAAAGIPSIVFLPANRISIAQLVQPIANGAFVLSMDTDFDGCMKLIREVTAELPIYLANSLNSLRLEGQKTAAIEILQQFDWEVPDWVIVPGGNLGNIYAFYKGFQMCKELGLVDRIPRLVCAQAANANPLYLYYKSGWTEFNPVKANTTFASAIQIGDPVSIDRAVFALKNSNGIVEEATEEELMDAMALADSTGMFICPHTGVALSALMKLRERGVIGKTDRTVVVSTAHGLKFTQSKINYHSKGIEGMACRYANQPVEVEADFGAVMNVLSQYLNKGSKS, from the exons ATGGCTTCGATCCCGTTATCCCAACGCTATACCTCCTCTCTCCTCACCAAATCCACCCAACCCCACCACCAAACAGGCACCAAACTCCAATTCCACCGCACACCCATCGTAAAATGCACCGGCACCGCATCCCAATCACCCGCTTTTGATTCCTCGTCGCTCACCACCAATCACTCACCAGTAATCATACCAACATCGGCGGATACGACGTCGGTGAATCAACGGCGGCCGGCGGAGGACAACATACGGGACGAAGCCCGCCGCCACAGCTCTGCCCACAACTTCTCCGCAAG ATACGTCCCATTCATCTCCGACCCCAACAACGCACCACCCACAGACGAATCCTACTCTCTCGACGAAATTGTTTACCGGAGTCGCTCCGGCGGCCTCCTTGACGTCCTGCACGACATGACGGCGTTAAAACAGTTTGACGGCAAGTACTGGAGATCGCTGTTCGACTCGCGCGTGGGAAAGACCACGTGGCCTTACGGCTCCGGAGTGTGGTCGAAGAAGGAATGGGTGTTGCCGGAAATTGACAGCGATGATATAGTGAGCGCGTTTGAAGGGAATTCAAACTTGTTTTGGGCTGAGCGTTTTGGCAAAAAGTTCCTGGGCATGAATGATTTGTGG GTTAAGCACTGCGGCATTAGCCACACGGGCAGTTTCAAGGACCTAGGCATGACTGTTCTAGTTAGCCAGGTGAACCGCCTTCGCAAGATGAACCGTCCAGTGGTAGGCGTCGGCTGCGCTTCCACTGGAGACACCTCTGCCGCTCTCTCTGCCTACTGCGCGGCTGCTGGGATCCCCTCCATTGTGTTCCTCCCTGCTAATCGGATCTCCATTGCACAATTAGTCCAACCAATCGCAAATGGTGCTTTTGTTTTGAGTATGGATACAGATTTCGACGGATGCATGAAACTGATTCGAGAAGTCACAGCTGAACTTCCCATTTATCTAGCCAATTCGCTCAACAGTCTACGACTCGAGGGACAGAAAACAGCGGCGATCGAGATTCTACAGCAATTCGATTGGGAAGTGCCGGATTGGGTAATTGTACCTGGGGGCAATTTGGGCAACATTTATGCTTTTTACAAAGGGTTCCAAATGTGTAAAGAACTAGGCCTGGTGGATCGGATTCCAAGGCTTGTCTGTGCACAAGCCGCGAATGCTAATCCACTTTACTTGTATTACAAGTCGGGTTGGACTGAATTCAACCCGGTGAAGGCAAACACCACATTCGCCTCGGCTATCCAGATTGGAGATCCTGTATCTATAGATAGAGCAGTTTTTGCTCTGAAAAACTCGAATGGAATAGTTGAGGAAGCGACTGAGGAGGAATTGATGGACGCTATGGCGTTGGCAGATTCGACTGGCATGTTCATTTGTCCTCATACTGGGGTTGCGCTCTCGGCATTAATGAAGCTGAGGGAGAGAGGGGTTATAGGAAAGACAGACAGGACGGTGGTGGTGAGCACAGCGCATGGGTTGAAGTTCACGCAGTCGAAGATCAATTACCACTCTAAGGGGATCGAGGGTATGGCGTGCCGGTATGCAAATCAGCCGGTGGAAGTTGAGGCGGATTTTGGGGCGGTGATGAATGTTTTGAGCCAGTACTTGAACAAGGGTTCCAAGTCTTAG